The Drosophila bipectinata strain 14024-0381.07 chromosome 3L, DbipHiC1v2, whole genome shotgun sequence region TGAAATTTatgtaattaataaaataattcaaacgCGCTGGTCCTCCGTGGGGTAAATAATAAACAGCTGTTTGTCAGAGTTGCCACCGAAGGTAATCCGGCATTCACAAGGAAACGGCTAACCATTCACATTCCTCGCAGTGGGCCGTGCAATCTGACCTGATTTTCGttattttaatgattagtgaaaattaaataaattaaacatgaGTATCACCGTAGACCCACGCAGAAAAGAAAAGATCAACCGCTACAAGGCCCCTAAGAATCAGGGCCAAGGTGGTGGCGCTAACGAGGACATGATGCCGGATTACATGAACATTCTGGGAATGATTTTCTCGATGTGCGGGCTGATGATGAAGGTATTATCAAATGAACACCACCATATTTGGGTTATCTTTAACTGAAAGTTCTTTCTGCAGCTCAAGTGGTGTGCCTGGTTCGCATTGTACTGCTCTTGCATCAGTTTTGCCAGCTCCCGGGCCAGCGATGACGCCAAACAAGTACTGTCCTCCTTCATGCTCAGTGTCAGCGCCGTATTGATGTCGTATCTGCAAAATCCGGCCGCAATGACTCCGCCGTGGGCCTCTTAGCAGTGAGAATAGAGCTTGGTAACCTGTCACCAACCATTCTTTAGATAATAACAAACCCATTTCTAGCTTGGATGATAATATGAAGTTTATTTGGAACCAAAAGGGATAAAAATGAATTACAGGCTGTTTAAATAACATAGGCGTGGGTGGGGGAGTGGAGGTAGTGTGATTCAGCTTGTACGTTGGGCGTGGAAATCCATTAAACTCTCGCTCTAAGTGGTAAGCAGGTAGTAGGCGAATAGTACAAAAGCCACGATGTAGATGGTGCCGACGATCAGGACGTATTAAATCTCCCCAAACTGGTCGTGACCCGTCTCCTCGGCGTGATGCTTGGCCTGAAGTTGGCCCACCAACATTACATCGCATTGCATACATCTCAGTGTGAACTTGTCCACGTTGGTAAACTGTCTTGATGACTTGGCCTCGTTGGCTAACTGCTCTGCCTGATGGTAGACCCCCATTTCCTCCACTGGAAAGATGGTGGCAGGGGCAGTGCTCTGGGCAGTCTCCATGTAGAGCGGGTCGTAGTGGATTCCGTCAAAGAGCAGGAAGACGCGCAGTCCGAAGTTCTTATCCTCGCCGAACCGATTGATTATTGCATTCTGGATGTCCACCACGTCAATCTCGATGCCGTAGTAGTTGGACAGAATAGACACCTCGATGGCGCCACCCCAAGAGTCGGCCTTCTGGATCCAGGAACAGTACTCGGCATTAGACTTTCCCAGTACGGCGTCATTGTACTGTTGAGTATCCGCGGCCACTTCCTGGGCAATTATATGGCGCATCATCTCGCTGCCTTCGTTGTCCACCTTCCCGTTCAAGACGAACCGGATGCTGGTGAAAAGGCACGAATTATCCGCTGGGACCACCTTTTTCAAAAGAATGCCGTTGAAGTCACCGTTCGGCCCGCTTTCCGTGGGTGCCACCGGGCGATCCTGCTGAGGGCCAGCAGCTCCAGAGGCAGCCTCTTGTCGCAGCTGCTCTGCATCCTCCTCTGCCTGTAGGCGACGCGCCAGTGCCTCGTCGTCCTCCATGGTGGACCCGAATGTTGTAGTGGCAGTAGAAGCTGGAGCGGACGCAGAAGCGG contains the following coding sequences:
- the LOC108127670 gene encoding protein Asterix, whose protein sequence is MSITVDPRRKEKINRYKAPKNQGQGGGANEDMMPDYMNILGMIFSMCGLMMKLKWCAWFALYCSCISFASSRASDDAKQVLSSFMLSVSAVLMSYLQNPAAMTPPWAS
- the Yod1 gene encoding ubiquitin thioesterase Otu1, whose product is MTGSFSVKLKSKKGQFIVSDLNENTTLGELKTRIAQATAIQPPQLHVLVGYPPKPLDLSQQKEQENLQTVGINSGETLIVEEKAAATPGPASASAPASTATTTFGSTMEDDEALARRLQAEEDAEQLRQEAASGAAGPQQDRPVAPTESGPNGDFNGILLKKVVPADNSCLFTSIRFVLNGKVDNEGSEMMRHIIAQEVAADTQQYNDAVLGKSNAEYCSWIQKADSWGGAIEVSILSNYYGIEIDVVDIQNAIINRFGEDKNFGLRVFLLFDGIHYDPLYMETAQSTAPATIFPVEEMGVYHQAEQLANEAKSSRQFTNVDKFTLRCMQCDVMLVGQLQAKHHAEETGHDQFGEI